The segment GGAGGGGTATGAGAGTTCAATTCATGAAATTGATCTTGAAAGAAATGCTTTCAGAGGTATGTCATATAAGAAATAGTACAGAATGTGTTAGGCAAATCTTTAGCAACAACCTCATAGCAAGCATAGAGTGGATTGTATAAGCTGAAGATTCCTTTATGTGGAGTACTTGTATATAAACTGAAAGTGTAAAGTCAAAGCATAGTAAAGGTAATTCTTTTGGAAGGAGATCTAAATGATTTCATCCACATATTTACCTTTCTAATAATTTGGATTGCTCTGAAAATAAATCAGAGACAATCCAGAAACCATGTGTGTTTTAGAAAAGCATTCATTTCCtatctttaaacaatttttaaataaaaattgggcAACAAACGTTGGCAAGGACCTGAAATACAGCTATTctggattttatattttgttattcttCATCACTTCCTCAGTAATggagaataaaacataaattattaaTTTCTGTACTTCATAGAACTTCACATAGCCTGCTATGTTGTTTTGCAAAAGATCTCATTTGTATCCCAGCACTTGGCAAAGGATGTGGAACCTAATTGATATTTAATCCTTTTATGCTTTCCAGAATGAGCCATTTTGCAGACTTTTCAAAACATCACCACTGTTCATACAGCTTGTTAAAGGTCAAGGTCATGTACCAACTAATACCAAGGAACCTGATTTATAGTCAAAACTTTCCTTTGGcatcaattcaaaagcattaactgAAAGCACTGCACAACTGATGTAggtatggatttaaaaaaaaaacaacaaaatcattcAGAGGAACCTTCAAAATCCAAGCATAAGTATATTATGTCAATGATATGACAGATGAGATTTCACTCAAATGGGCTATGAAACAATGGTCCTCTTCTACTTTCTAAAATGAGTGAAAATTAGATCTGTAATGAATAGATTTTGCAAATCAGTATCATGAGTGTTCACTATGGAACCAGATTTAAAGtcataaaatgaaaagttgaagTCTCCAATCATGGTAACAAATTCTTGCAGTGAGGCCCAAACATCAGTAGTAGAGTCATAtaatttgcttctgttttcttaagCTTGACTTGCAAAGAGAATGGGTGATTGTAGATCATAGTATGGAAATAGAGAATTGAGTAAACTGTAGCatgtgtctcagttcagttcagttcagtcgctcagtcatgtccaactctttgcgaccctatgaatcgcagcacgccaggcctccctgtccatcaccaactcccggaggtcacccagactcacgtccatcgagtcagtgatgccatccagccatctcatcctctgtcatccccttttcctcctgcccccaatccctcccagcatcagagtcttttccaatgagtcaactcttcgcatgaggtggccaaaggactggagtttcagctttagcatcattccttccaaagaacacccaggactggtctcctttagaatggactgggtggatctccttgcagtccaaggaactctcaagagtcttctccaacaacacagttcaaaagcatcaattctttggtgctcagctttcttcacagtccaactttcacatccatacatgacgactggaaaaaccatagccttgactagatggaccatgtCAAAATCAATCAAATGATAAATTCATAAAATTTGTTAATATTGTGCAAACAAAATAGTTAATCGCTGAACTTCTTTGAATAGAATATTATTGCAATAATCTAGAAACATACATAGAAAAATTGTGGAAAGAAAATGACCTCCTTTTCCATACTCTATGAGTGACTGCATGGCCAGAATATACTATCTCTAGAACCTTGTTACTAGAAGTGTAGTCCTGAGACTAGCAACCTATGGAATCACCTGAGATGTTAGAAATTCAGAATCTGAGACCCAATCTCACACTTACTGAATGagaatcttcattttaataaGATCCCTGGGAGATTCATATGCACATTAAATTTCAAGAGCACTGCTATACCATATAATACCAAAAAATGATGTGGCCTTTagcaagctttaaaaaaagagtcagtaAAACCATGGCAATGAACATGTTCCTGGAAGTAGATACTTCTTCCACTCTCCTCCTTGGTAAGCCTATATTATAGGGCATTTAATAGTTTCAAATGAAAAAGACTTAACTTCTTTTTAGTATAGTTTTGTATGAACTCACAGTTATACATTAAACTTTTTGTTAAGACCATGGAATTTTATAGTTTAGTAAATAGTATAAATGAACATGaaatttgtcttcattttattttcaattagaaCACActtgttttcagctttttttttttacatgaacaATGACCCAATTCTGCACCACACTTTTCCCAGTCACTGAATAGGttaataatttagtttttaaggaatctacaaATGTTAGCAACTTGTAGGTTCTGAATATACTgtgttgttgtgttagtcactccaaCTAACTGTgttagtcacatccaactctttgcatcccatggactatagcccaccaggctcctctctccatgaaattctccaggcaagaatactggagtgggttgtcatacccttatccaggggatattcccggctcagccatcagggaagcccctgaatatATTATCCAAAGATAAATAGAATTGGGGCTTTATAACTGAGCCTGGAGAATGGGAAGAACCCTAAATAAGGATGAAGGGAGAGGGGGTTTTGTTTGTTGccttgtttgttttgctttcaatGCTGTTTAAGTTTGATTTATATGCATTCAACGCTGTTTGCAAAATGAGCCTCTCTGCTTTATGTgggctttatctttttttttaattttttaaatttaattttattttttaactttacaatattgtattggttttgccatatatcaaaatgaatcagccacaggtatacatgtgttccccatcctgaaccctcctccctcctccctccccataccatccctctaggttgtctcagtgcaccagccccaagcatccagtatcgtacatcgaacctggactgacgactcctttcatatatgatactatacatgtttcaatgccattctcccaaatcatcccaccctctccctctccctatGTGGGCTTTATCTAAGGATTCCTCGCTTTATGTCTTCTATTAATAGCTTGTACTacgcagtgttcttgcctggagaatcctggggaaggaggagcctggtgggctgcggtctatggggtcgcacagagtcggacacgactgaggtgacttagcagcaacgcAGTGTTTCAGCACTACGGACAGCGCCTAGGCACCTACTCCTAAGAGAAGAGGATTCTGTTGGGTTTGCTTAGGAAAAGCGAAGGATAGGGGAAAATAACTCCAGATGACATATGCAGTCCCCAGTTAAACCCATACACCCTTCACTCACGTCTTTCCTTTATAGGATGAGAAGACGTAAGAATTTAGTGCCTACTCCTCGACTGAGGCTGAGGTCACCGACCAGAGCAAAATGCCCGCGGCACAGCTACTAatgcagagaggagaggaaaacaaggatttttaataataaattaaggaaaatccCCACTGCCTTAAAAAGCCTTATTGGTGATGAAGGATTGCTAACCTGCAAAGTGTGATACGAGTGAGAATGAGCCGCTTTTTTAAGAGCTGAGGACTAGACAGAGCCTGTTGCTGCAGCAGCCGATTTCCTTCCCCAACCCCCTCACTTCCCACCTCTTCTCTCTCACGTACACAAACGGTCAGACGCCCTCACAAACGCGCACACGCGCGGGCAAATATTTACACACTGCCACATCGAAGAAATCCGTGCACATTTTCCTGCTAATATACTCGCGCGCGCACACGCACTTCGCGGGCGCCCACGTCTTCTGTCCATCACAGACAGATCTATTTACACACGTAGGCCAGGAAAGCGCTAACCACGGTACTGTGACTCCACGGAGGTCCCCAGGACACGCCTTTTACATTGTTATTGAATCGATCAGCGAACACAGACAAACGTGCCAACCCTTAAATCTACTCGCTGGATTTCATCTCCATGGCAACAAGCATGGAAGGTGAGACATCTCTGCCTGCGAAGTAACTTTCTCCCCTTACCCTCCGCATTAACTGACAGGATTCCAATGCAGCTCCAGACGAGAAGTAGCATGTCTGCTTTTCTTGTATTTCTGAAGCtagagagcaggagaagaggtggggagaggggagggaggaaggagtctGCAGGTCTGCCGAGTTCAAATTCTAAAGGAGAAAGAGCCCTAATGTTTCTGTTGCTGCAGCTGacgaaaagaaatggaaaaaaaaaaaaaaaaaaaaaagcagatgtgTTGTATGTGTCCAGTCAGCTTGCTGATGATTCTTCCATAATGCTTTATAGGTGGTTTCtatgtttcttcaatttaatatGTCCAAAGAGAACTGGAGACAGAATGGTATTGACAGACTAGGTTTCTCTAGtgagagaattttgagaatttttggaCCAGGTTTCCAGTgctttggggagaaaagaaaaaaggaatgtcAGAGTCCTTGAGGAGCCATTCAAAGATTCTCTTAAAAGGGAAATTCTCTTAAGGTTGAAATCTGAAAGGTTGGGGGGAGGTTGATTCTACCATATCTCAAGGTTTTGGATCCCTGGGAAGGCCTGGAATGTATGCACTTCATCATGAAGACATCTGGGTTTGTAATTTAAGGTTTTCTTTGACTCCAACATATTCCGTTCCAAATTATCAACCAGTTCTTTGCAGATGTGGCCTCAGTAAGGcttcttttccatcttttaatGGGGttaataattttgatatttgaagggatgtatatatatatgtgtatatgggagaattcattatttttaagcatGGGTTTTCCTGTATGTCTCATTTCATTAAATTGTGAATGTTCATATCATTAGCATTAGAGATGATTATATCTAGTGACCAAAATGCTTTTTACCTAGAACACTATATTCCACTATAATAGTTGTTATTTTAGATTTATTGTTTGGAATATCATTAATAGATGAGTAAACCGGAGAGGGGAAAACCTGTTGATTGAAATAAGATATAGGAGATTCTTTTATTAATGGGCACAtgcttttcaattttggtttctgcAGTTGCACATTGTTGGGTGATTAAATGActataaaattgaattaaaagtGAATTTGTATATCTCCAGTCAGTAAActtatttcacagaagaaaaaacatcACACATAACATTCATGAATCAAGTGTAAAAATACTATTATCTTTCCTTGACTACTCACAATAGTATTATTTGCATGGCTAGTCATAGAAAGACATGTTAGCTTGCTTACTGGTTACCAGCAACAAAACAATTCAGTGAGATTTGGGCCTACTGATAACTACAGGTATACCCTTGGCCCAATCCCATGACTCATCAGAACTTAGAAATCCCAGTTTCTGGCCATTGCCATGAAAGGAATGATATGCTTTCAactaattttctcatttctaaaatacCTCAACATTTATTCTAGTCAATATGGCTTGAGgcaatattttatcatttgcagAAGTATTATAGAAATATACTGAAATATGTTAATCATAACACACATAGACCCTGATATTTAAACTGTACAATGTTGATAATATTACCCATTTTTTTGTGGCAGAGCATATCTAAAATAAGTTTTACCATGTAACTTTACATTCTGCTCTTTTtagaaaaattcatttctttattctcaaattttttttctcataaggcTTTGTTATTTACAGCTTTGTAGCTTCATGATCTAAACTTCTcccatatttctttcattttctatttccctATAAACAGGGTATTAAGATGATGTTTCCCTTTGAGGTAGGCATTAACATGTCTGTTTTACAGAgcctgctaatttttttttttttttacttcagttcCAGGGattagagaaagtgaaagaaatgtgttttttatcCACAATTGATTTTGGATACCTTATTAATTACAAACAAATCAGTGCTGTATCTGAAGACTTCTAtagatttttaataatatttgattACTTTTATATCGTATTATACTCTATAATTGACTGAAAGGTGCAAAGTTCAGCATGCTTAGTAGTATATTCTCAAAAACATTAGATTTGGTGTTGAAATAAGACAAGTTAGGCAAATACTTGAAAAATTTAGGCCAAAAAATACTGATATTTTAGCTTAAATTCCCAAGAGAATCTATTTTCTGAACATTCTGTTAGGCAATTGCTTAACTTTTAACTTATTTGTTAATGTGAACACATTGCCTGGAGCAAtggtcagacttttttttttcagtatttgaaTACTGCCCTTTGAGGTGTTCTCCTTAgcctgtattttgtttttatctttggtGTAAGTAGAATTTTAAGATGAATATAAAGGTCCAAGTTCTTCCTTTTCAGATATTAATAAAACATCTGTTGACATGAACTTCCCAGTCAAGTGTCCCCAATCTAAGTTTCatgtgtctctctccctctcacttaAATATGGGACTTTAGAAgggtttttattaaatttttttctattaaattttatgTTCAGGTTTCCATCCAGAATTCCAGTCATCAGAATTGCCTTGAATCTTGAGTCTATAAGTTAACTTATAGTTTTTGGCCCAGCTTTGTGTCAAATTTAATAATCATCACTTCAATGTCTTCAAGCTACTGTTCAAAAAACACTGAAGAGAATGTAGATAGAGTTAGACCCTTGTGATACTATGTTAGAGAGTGGTCTCTGTGATTACAGAACACAATTTTTATTAGGATACTTCAGTGAACTATAAAtctacataaaaataatattatctaGGCATATCTCACCAGCTTCCCCCAAAAAGATATCACTTTTTTAGAGACTACTAACTCTATTGCCATGATATTTGTACCAACTAAATCATGTCGATGCTATTTCCCTAATAATCCGTGTGAGTAGTAAACTTTCAAATAAGGAAGTCAGTTTGGCctcttaatgatttttaaaaacacataaataaactTAGCTAATATCATAACTATACTCAGTTTAGGCTGTTTCTGCATGGTGGTGAGATGACCTAGCTGAAAAATGTACAGATCATTAAAACTGCTCAGATGTTTTAACTTTTGTGAGACCAAGTGTTTCAGGTTAGGTCCTCAGAAACCAGACTCTGAGACAGAGATTAATGTGCAAAATGCTTACTAAGTATTGCCCTTGGGCTCAATACCTGTGGAAAAGTGGGGAGTTAAGCAGGAGTGGGCACGATCTGAGCTgtaattaaacaacaacagcctCAGCTTATTCCTTAATGAAATCTAGAGCTAGAATGGTTCTTCAGAATCGTGACCCTTTAAGCCAAGACGGCCAGGCCCTTATATTCTCACATTAATCAATTATTATTAGTTGTCTGCTGTTGGAAGCGAAGTGACCTTGGGTGAGGCAGCTCTCTGCTATCAAGGAGAGGAACTACCAGCTGAGGATTATCTGCTGGTAGCACTCCCAGGTGCTGGGCAACTAGCCCGTCGTTGAAGGAAGTCCATTTACTAAGCCCTTCAGCAAACCACGTTTATTGCCTCTTCTTACCCAGTGTCCCAGGAGATAGTCAAATGGTATAACCTAGCAAGGTCAGGACTCTAGTGAAGAAATAATTCAATTAGTTACTTGACTGAATCAGCCAAATGATTGATCCAGCATCTCCATGTAGGAAAAGACTCCTTTTCAGTTTGTCCATCCATTAAATAAATGAACCAGAGGATGTATGAATCTAAACAAATGATCTTTAATTGacaaagcaataaaattaaaattttggtcAGAAAAAAAGCTCTAGTTAATACCTAGGTcatagatattcagttcagtctcccCTACCTTCTATAGGATAAATAGTATAAAAAGAGTTAAATCTTCATAAAAGACCACTTAAGTAATCTGAaatcttcttaaaatatattcagtataCTATAATTATTAAGGCAGAAAAATGGTAGAAAGAAATTACATAAATATGGTTGAaacatatttttccttctgttgaaCAGAAAAGTCTAATAACCAGCATGTCACAGAATCTATTGATTATTTCTGACACTTAGGATTTGAAGACAGAGCTATTTTGTAATGCAaaccattataaaataaatactgtttgATATTAATTATTGCATAAGTGGGTGAACAAGTTTGAAAGCTGTAAGTCTTGTTCTTAATAATCACTCATTTTTTCCACTCCTTAGCTCCCATTTCTTGTTCTGCCTCAGTTGTTTTCTGAAAATTCAATCCAAAAAACCCTGAAGGGTCAGTCATTTTAATAAACACAATCTTTAAAATTATCAAAAGAagcaacaaaaaagacaaaaacactaGCAGTCTATCATTTTCAGTTATTGGATGACAAGCTTTTGGTTACAATTCTCTCAAGAAGGGCAGCTATGGGTTAGTAACCATTTGATTTAATTAACTAATCttaattttaattgattaatttaattAACTTTAAGACATCAAATGGAAAGGTCTATTTTGCTTCAATTCAACACACAAATTCTGAATACTTTTGCTGTAGTTTTAGAATCTCAATATAGTAGGAGCTTAGAGAGAATGGGAATCTGGTTGGCAAGGAGTCTGGGGAGCTAGACTTGCAGCTGAATTTCATAGAAAGCATGCTGTTTAACCTGGATTTTATGTCTAATTAGGGTGTGAGAGATAATGGAGGAGTTGGGGAGATGATTAATCATCCATGGCTACCACGGCTTTGTAACTTGCAAGCCGCTATGTTAGGTATTGctctttttaacataattttaaaaacacaatttctctctttaaaaaattagcattTAGTGTATGAAGTGGTAGTGGAAAAGAAACTATAAGAATATAAGTCTAAAAGCTAAGggagtaaaaaagaatgaagatattACACCTACTTAAAAGGATCATAATCTATCAGAAAAAATGGCATTGGAGATAGACCTTAAAGCATGGACTTTAGAGAGCTTGATCAGCTTATACCtataatttattattactttattgATACAcgcaaaaatgaaatgaaaattagatGACAACTTGGGTCAAAGAAGTAATGACAACCATCTCACAATGAATCAAAAGCTTTCAGGGTTAATAATTTGACTATTCCCCTTTATACTTGATTTTATATTTAGTGTATACAGGTATAGTTTTATGTGTCCGTGAAGACAATTCTGTAATTACTACAGTAAAAGTAGCATCTCCAATGCCAATTTGATCCTGATCCATATCTGatgatattttcaaatatctcttGTGAGTTAAGTCAAGAGAGtttgaaaaatatcattttattttaaaaattacctgtCTAATGCTTTATATGGATAAAACTAAAGTGAGTCCAATTTTGTATCTAGGCCAAGAGGTGACTTCAGCAGGAATTCTGAAGACCCAAAATGATGTGACAGTGAATTATGAGTAGTACCTACTGTGGCAACACTTCAGCTAAGATGAGTGTCAACGAAGTGTCAGCTTTCTCACTGACTCTGGAGCAGAAAACTGGCTTTGCTTTTGTTGGGATTTTGTGTATCTTCTTGGGACTTCTTATTATCAGATGCTTCAAAATCCTGTTAGACCCATACAGTAGCATGCCTTCCTCTACATGGGAAGATGAAGTAGAAGAGTTTGATAAAGGGACATTTGAATATGCACTTGCCTGAATGTTCCAGCTTTACAGTTTTTAGGGTTATACTGCTGGAACACATGATGGACACAATTGTAATTTTCTTCAGTGTGCTGGAAGAAGCTAATTTCATTCACTAAATTCAATAAAAGTGTGTGGTTAATAAACCACTGTTgggatttttcactttcctctgtcCTCATGCTGAGTTTTCTAAtgaataagtaagtaagtaagtaagtgaagttgctcagttgtctccgactttttgtgatcccatggactgtcacctaccaggctcctccatccatggaattttccaggcaagattactggagtgggttgccatttccttctccaggggatcttctcaactcagggatcaaacccaggtctcccacattgcaggcagatgctttactgtctgagccaccagggaagccctgcatctgCTCCTATGCAACACCCAGACACCCTCTCCATACTCACTCTGGCTCCCTTGCTTTAGAGAATTAGGTGTCAAAGATAAGGGCCCTTCACTCCAAAGAATAAACAGAATATGTATTTCCTAAAAATAGCCATAGGTCAACAATGTTCACACAAACCTTACAATTAACCACAGGCCATAAAGATTCCAAAATACCACGACTTgacccttttatttcttctttttctagaatCTCTTGCAATAAAATTCCCTAGCTTGGGATCATAGTGatactcccttcccctccccttttataaataaaattacaaaaggagTTTTCATTGTGACCTAGTGGAAATAAGAAGTCCAGGCTCCATTCTGCCACCATTATAGCTATCAACCTTGGCCAAGTCATCTCATATCTGTTAAGTTCAGCGAGGAGGTTATCCAGAGACTTTTTAACAACCTTTTTAATTCTAGTGCCTTGTGAACTCTACAAATATACCTGGAAACTCAGGGAACTGAGATGAATAAAGATTTAAGATGTCATGAAAAGTTCTTCAATTTAGGAGCCTGAACTCTGAGATTTGAATTCTAATATTTGTCTAGCCAAGAACAAGCACTATGACCTAAAAAGTTATCCAATGGGAACTTGAGTCCCACAGCTGTAAAACAAGgataaagaaaactattttactTGTTTTGCAGGAATTCTGGGAGGACCAAATGACTTATAATGAGTGGGAAAGTAATTTGAAAACCAGAAAACACTGTTTAAATATACCTTGCTATCATTATTTATTATCCTTATTGGtaattgttaaagagattatcaaATCttaagaagcaatggttagatgTTAAGTTATTCAACCTCCCCGGTATTCATTCTCTTCATTTgataaatcaaaaaaataaaattacataattcTAAATTATTTCCAACTACAAAATTCTATCTATTATAAATGAATGGAGGAACGCACCAGGAGataaataatgcaaaaatatttgTGTCACTTGAGAATACAGACctgccaaacaaaccaaaaaaaaaaaaaaggattaaaaaaaaaaaggattaacaTGTACTGAAAGTAAGGACTAAATTAAGTTCTTTCCATTTATTATGCAACTTGATACTCTGATCAGTCCTTTGAGTTTGGTActactatttctattttattatttctattttacagatgaggaactgaagctcagagagattaagtaactttcaAAGGTCACCAAGCAATGGAATGATTGTATTAGGAATTAAACTATCCTCGAAATCATAGTCATTGTTTATAGATATCATGCTGTACATTCACTGTCCTCAACACTTCTTCTTGCCTATTTCATAATATGATTATTGCCCAGGTCTATGGCACTCCAAAGTCAGCTTTTTCAGTGAGAATCCCTGACACTTTTCATCTCCTAGTAGATTTAGAACACATCTGTGTTGGCTATAGATTTTCTGAACCAAACTCACACCTTAAGGAGAATCTTTGAACCCCAGTATGTACTGGAGTGTCAACCTAGATTACTTTGTATCCAGTTAGTAATTTGGTCCAGAACAGGTCACTGAGCCAAGTCCGCTGGACACACTGAAATCTATAAATGTCCATGATCCTAGTCATCTCCTTAGTGACCCAGACTTTTGAAGTACTCACTAAGATATGTCCCCAAGTATCAGATACTCCATTTGTCTCCCAAGGAAGACACCCAACAAGACCTTTCATTTTGGTGACTAGATTTGTTATGTTAACAAGGACAGATCTTTATTTCAACAAGGAAAAAGACTCcaaaaaccaaagataaaaaaCTTTGTAAAGTATGAGCATTGTTTCTGAATATTCAATACCCATAAACTTTTCAGATATTATCAAACCTGCCTTAGCATTATATTATTTCTAATCCTACTAAAGAGAAATTCTTTTCACCAAAAGTGTCTTCATTCACATTCATTCAGGGCTATTTTGTGCCTTAGACTATTTTGTGCCTTTTGGGGCAGGGGGAAAGCTATGGGAAGGAAATGTTAGAAGGAAATATTTGGCTGTGTATTTTCAGAGCCAAAAACAATATGATATAAAGGATGGTTACAGCATGGAGCTCATGGAAATTTCATGAAATTCTAATCCTTTTAGGAATAGATGTTCAATGTCATAGTCAGATTATCCCATAGATGCCAAATCCCAAGAGCCCTGGCAAGGAGGAcaagaaaaaagacagagaggACCTCTAGACAGTTTTCCCCTGTTACCTTACCCACCTGTCTGAAAGGCCTTTCCAGGTTGGCTTTATGGATGGTGTAATTTCATCCATATCCCCTAAACCATCTCCCATCTGCTCCAGAATGGCTGAATCCCCTTAATGGAGAACAAAGACTTTCATTTCACAGTTAGAGATAAAAGGCTTTGAGTGAAAGTGTCTAGTTGATATAAGACTAAAACCAAAACCAATTCTCACTACACTGTAGTCAAGTAGTTAGTcagcaagaaaaaaggaaattgatgGCTATCAGAGGCAGTCATAGTCTTTGGTAGAGGAAAAAGGTTGAGGAATAAATAGATGGGCTCCTCAAAGAGGGCTGGAGTTAAGGGAACAGTTGAAGGAAAGGGAGGCCAGAGGTGGCAGAAATACTGCAGGTAAGTTCATAGCCCCTGTCCAGAGTGAGTGAATAGGACTTATTTTGGGTCCCAGCCTCATCTTAGCTGATCTAAACAGCTGGCTTCACTCAGCTGAGTCTGAAATGCAACTACTCCCTTTGTCTATTATATGGGAAGTCAGAACCGTTTGTGGAACAGATAAATGCCTTGCACCAGTGGCCTTTAAGAGCAAAATGAGTTATAGGTCTTTATCTTCCATGTAATTCTGTCTC is part of the Bubalus bubalis isolate 160015118507 breed Murrah chromosome 11, NDDB_SH_1, whole genome shotgun sequence genome and harbors:
- the CTXN2 gene encoding cortexin-2, coding for MSSTYCGNTSAKMSVNEVSAFSLTLEQKTGFAFVGILCIFLGLLIIRCFKILLDPYSSMPSSTWEDEVEEFDKGTFEYALA